One genomic segment of Melitaea cinxia chromosome 19, ilMelCinx1.1, whole genome shotgun sequence includes these proteins:
- the LOC123662721 gene encoding uncharacterized protein LOC123662721, with the protein MTKENIGTYSCEVRNEFDSIKRIFEIRSEACHLPKTNDYGENYPLILSHTHQLITQRSIGLGGKIFIYCPDSLLIYNEERLGSYISAYCINETRFLVNDKEYDISNIKCKEKIKPKYHKTNTACAPGNTELVQVRFEVKSQIFSVFDVCIDKDKYKIHFVRYIMHSGIANTSLAGASFTNNELLPLNFNDIYNCNSQLKSIYATTGEKLSKDGKCCFGKRQLVSPMDVLPGVTQETTYTYLNVVPVWSSCGQENWDEVERRVRSLVYDRDYALDVWTGSSHSLILPSTQLESQVELRLNDRYNLQQQVPLYLWKVISDRQEMSSLAIVLINYPNLEVQQALVLIRSICTDICAKTNWMKNSEWKKPNKGFVFCCLLLSINQELVDRSAP; encoded by the exons ATGACGAAAGAAAACATTGGAACATACAGCTGCGAAGTTCGAAATGAATTTGATTCTATCAAGcgaatttttgaaattagaaGTGAAG cGTGCCATTTGCCTAAAACCAATGATTACGGTGAAAATTATCCGTTAATACTATCACATACTCACCAATTAATAACACAAAGATCAATAGGACTTGGAggaaaaatttttatttactgtccTGATTCATTGCTAATTTACAATGAAGAGCGCTTAGGGAGCTATATATCAGCTTACTGCATAAATGAAACTCGTTTCCTAGTTAATGACAAAGAATATGATATTTCGAACattaaatgtaaagaaaaaattaaaccaaaataTCACAAAACCAACACCGCCTGTGCCCCTGGTAACACAGAATTAGTACAGGTCAGATTCGAAGTCAAAAGTCAGATATTCTCTGTCTTTGACGTGTGCATTGACAAggacaaatacaaaatacactTTGTAAGATACATCATGCATTCTGGTATAGCCAATACTAGTCTTGCTGGGGCAAGCTTTACCAATAATGAATTACTACcgttaaattttaatgacatttACAATTGTAACAGCCAATTAAAGTCAATTTATGCTACTACTGGTGAAAAATTAAGCAAAGATGGCAAGTGCTGTTTTGGTAAAAGGCAACTAGTCAGTCCTATGGATGTACTGCCCGGAGTAACGCAAGAGACTACATACACTTATTTGAATGTCGTACCTGTTTGGAGCTCTTGTGGCCAAGAG AATTGGGACGAAGTGGAGAGACGAGTACGGTCTCTGGTCTATGACCGAGATTATGCGTTAGATGTATGGACGGGTTCATCTCATTCATTAATTTTGCCATCTACACAACTTGAGTCTCAGGTGGAACTTCGTTTGAATGACCGATATAACTTACAACAGCAAGTTCCGTTGTACTTATGGAAG GTGATTTCCGATCGTCAAGAAATGTCATCGCTTGCAATAGTCCTCATCAACTATCCTAATTTAGAGGTTCAACAAGCGTTGGTACTCATTCGTTCTATTTGCACTGACATTTGTGCCAAGACTAATTGGATGAAAAATTCTGAATGGAAGAAACCTAATAAAggatttgttttttgtt GTTTGTTGTTGTCAATAAACCAGGAgctagtagaccgatcagcgcCCTAG